The Zingiber officinale cultivar Zhangliang chromosome 9A, Zo_v1.1, whole genome shotgun sequence genome window below encodes:
- the LOC122019966 gene encoding probable NAD kinase 2, chloroplastic has protein sequence MLAICSAGAPVNLCLLQGERGTGRGGCIGGLSAKDGRWRCTGRGRLPVSARARLSNFFSSPIGLDSQTFQTQDVSQMLWIGPVPGDIAEVEAYCRIFRAAEQLHSAIMGTLCNAETGVCAVPYDIPSEEMPILEDKIVAILGCMLALLNRARADVLSGRSSIMSSFKVSDITTLDGKVPPLAAFRSEMKKCCESLQVALASVFTPIDDRSIDILRRLQRLKNVCYDAGFARPDGYPCPTIFANWGPVFFSTRKEDSVLEDSEIAFWRGGQLTVEGLTWLLEKGFKTIVNLREEASNDEYYLDSVQKAISHGKIELINLPVEVGTAPSVEQVEQFATLVEDPNQRPIYLHSREGVGRTSAMISRWRQYITRSSSVSTLHSNLNGKAWKNTTEEESLNPHNPLLPLSKENTSLRDDLILHSSSDVFIGNKNQGFPAPAVENQHEKMNREVVLIDKSQSEQRNYDTNANISSNFSICSDPLRSQFPTCNILSRKEMITFFRSSEFAPKTYMNNLKKKSTWLSVTSVPSQLRDRANEASEGLKLPVQIQSQIPKAEPTDGNLHFNISTTTGLNGKPISTAADVDGYPKWVGTATTEPNAIRNTNNSNGEQVLSITGGKEKRKDAKNSSEMDDNALALGGDMCASATGVVRLQSRRKAEMYLVRTDGFSCTREKVTESSLAFTHPSTQQQMLMWKSPPKTVLLLKKLGKTLMEEAKEVALFLYHQEKMNVLVEPDVHDIFARIPGFGFVQTFYNQNTSDLHERVDFVVCLGGDGVILHASNLFRGAVPPVVSFNLGSLGFLTSHPFEEHKQDLRAIIYGNNTVGVYITLRMRLRCEIFRSGKAVPGKVFDVLNEVVVDRGSNPYLCKVECYEHNHLITKVQGDGVIVATPTGSTAYSTAAGGSMVHPNVPCMLFTPICPHSLSFRPVILPDSAQLEMKIPEDARNNAWVSFDGKRRQQLSRGDSIRIAMSQHPLPTVNKSDQTGDWFRSLIRCLNWNERKVQKAL, from the exons ATGCTGGCGATCTGCTCGGCCGGAGCGCCCGTCAATCTCTGCCTTCTTCAGGGCGAGAGGGGCACCGGCCGTGGAGGTTGCATCGGGGGCCTATCGGCGAAGGACGGACGGTGGCGATGCACTGGCCGCGGTCGCTTGCCGGTCTCTGCTCGAGCTCGGCTTTCTAATTTCTTCTCTTCCCCGATCGGTTTGGATTCTCAG ACCTTTCAAACTCAAGATGTATCTCAAATGCTGTGGATTGGTCCTGTACCCGGTGACATTGCTGAAGTGGAGGCATATTGTAGGATCTTCCGAGCTGCTGAACAATTGCATTCTGCTATAATGGGCACTTTGTGCAATGCAGAAACTGGAGTATGTGCTGTTCCTTATGATATCCCTTCTGAGGAAATGCCCATACTTGAAGACAAGATAGTCGCAATACTTGGCTGCATGTTAGCATTACTAAATAGAGCTAGAGCAGATGTCTTGTCAGGGAGGTCATCTATCATGAGTTCATTCAAGGTCTCAGATATTACTACTTTGGATGGTAAGGTTCCGCCACTTGCTGCTTTCAGGAGTGAAATGAAAAAGTGCTGTGAGAGTTTGCAAGTTGCTCTTGCAAGTGTTTTTACACCCATTGATGATCGCAGCATTGATATCTTGAGGAGACTGCAAAGGTTGAAGAACGTATGTTATGATGCTGGATTTGCACGCCCTGATGGCTATCCTTGTCCAACAATTTTTGCCAACTGGGGTCCTGTATTCTTCTCCACTAGGAAAGAGGACAGCGTGTTGGAAGATTCTGAGATAGCATTTTGGCGGGGTGGTCAACTAACAGTCGAGGGTTTGACATGGTTGTTGGAGAAAGGATTTAAAACAATTGTAAATTTGAGGGAAGAGGCATCCAATGATGAATACTACCTAGATTCTGTTCAAAAAGCCATTTCACATGGAAAGATAGAGTTGATAAATTTACCTGTTGAAGTTGGGACTGCTCCTTCAGTAGAACAGGTTGAACAGTTTGCTACGTTAGTTGAAGATCCAAATCAAAGGCCTATTTATCTGCATAGCAGGGAAGGTGTCGGTAGAACTTCTGCCATGATTTCAAGGTGGAGGCAGTATATAACACGGTCTTCTTCAGTTTCAACCCTCCACTCTAACCTGAATGGGAAAGCATGGAAAAACACAACAGAAGAGGAAAGCCTAAACCCACATAATCCTTTGTTACCATTGTCTAAGGAAAACACATCTTTAAGAGATGACCTCATTCTGCATTCTTCATCAGATGTGTTTATTGGTAACAAAAATCAAGGTTTTCCAGCTCCAGCAGTTGAAAACCAGCATGAAAAGATGAACCGTGAGGTTGTTTTAATAGATAAATCACAATCAGAACAACGAAATTATGATACTAATGCAAACATAAGCTCCAACTTCTCTATATGCAGCGATCCTCTCAGGTCACAGTTTCCTACATGCAACATTTTATCAAGGAAAGAAATGATCACATTTTTCAGAAGTAGTGAGTTTGCTCCAAAAACCTATATGAATAatctaaagaagaagtctacatgGTTATCAGTTACAAGTGTGCCATCTCAACTAAGGGATCGAGCTAATGAAGCTTCAGAGGGTCTCAAGTTACCAGTTCAAATTCAGTCTCAAATTCCAAAGGCAGAACCTACTGATGGTAACCTCCATTTTAACATTAGTACCACCACTGGCCTAAATGGAAAACCTATCAGTACTGCAGCTGATGTGGATGGCTATCCTAAATGGGTAGGCACTGCAACTACTGAACCTAATGCTATAAGAAATACGAACAATAGTAATGGTGAGCAAGTTTTAAGTATCACTGGgggaaaagaaaaaaggaaagatGCTAAAAATTCCTCAGAGATGGACGACAATGCTTTGGCTCTTGGTGGAGATATGTGTGCTTCAGCTACTGGTGTAGTTAGGCTTCAATCAAGAAGAAAAGCAGAGATGTATCTGGTACGTACCGATGGGTTTTCTTGCACCAGGGAAAAGGTAACAGAATCATCTTTGGCTTTCACACATCCAAGCACCCAACAACAAATGCTCATGTGGAAGTCTCCTCCAAAGACTGTGCTACTGTTAAAGAAGTTAGGGAAGACACTTATGGAAGAAGCCAAAGAG GTTGCTTTGTTTCTTTACCATCAAGAGAAAATGAATGTTCTTGTAGAGCCTGATGTGCACGATATATTTGCTAGGATCCCTGGTTTTGGTTTTGTGCAGAccttctataatcaaaataccag TGACCTTCATGAGAGAGTTGATTTTGTGGTTTGTTTGGGAGGTGATGGTGTCATTTTACATGCTTCAAACTTATTTAGAGGTGCAGTTCCTCCTGTTGTCTCATTTAATTTGGGGTCTCTTGGATTCCTCACATCCCATCCT TTTGAAGAGCACAAACAAGACTTAAGAGCGATTATCTATGGGAACAACACAGTAGGAGTCTATATTACTCTTCGAATGCGTTTGCGATGTGAAATATTTCGCAGTGGAAAGGCGGTTCCTGGGAAAGTGTTTGATGTTCTAAATGAAGTAGTAGTCGACCGTGGTTCTAACCCATACCTTTGCAAAGTCGAGTGTTATGAGCATAATCATCTTATAACCAAA GTACAAGGTGATGGGGTTATAGTAGCCACACCAACTGGAAGCACAGCCTACTCAACAGCTGCTGGGGGATCCATG GTCCACCCAAATGTTCCGTGCATGCTATTTACTCCGATTTGTCCGCATTCTCTTTCATTTAGGCCCGTCATACTTCCTGATTCTGCACAGCTAGAGATGAAG ATTCCTGAAGACGCGAGAAACAACGCATGGGTTTCGTTTGACGGCAAAAGACGACAGCAACTCTCTAGAGGAGATTCCATTCGTATAGCAATGAGTCAACATCCACTCCCAACTGTAAATAAATCTGATCAGACAGGAGATTGGTTCCGTAGCTTGATTCGATGCTTGAACTGGAACGAACGGAAGGTTCAGAAGGCACTATGA